A portion of the Desulfovibrio oxyclinae DSM 11498 genome contains these proteins:
- a CDS encoding SulP family inorganic anion transporter, translated as MEASPSFVAKSKGSALADIFSGSAVALALIPEAVAFSFVAGVSPMVGLYGTLMMCLITAVLGGRPGMISGATGAMAVVMVGLVQEGNALGAAGSHTGLQYLFFTLLLVGVFQMLAGIFRLGKFIRMVPRSVMMGFVNGLAIVIFLSQLEMFKSGGNWMQGQPLWIMAGLVALTMALMYIVPKISSKAPSALIAILSVSLLVIFSGIDTQTVLSYIQSNGGTGIQGGLPTFAIPSVPFTWETLAFITPYALILAAIGLIESLMTLSLIDELTETRGSGNQECLAQGIANFVNGLFGGMGGCAMIGQSIINITSGGRGRLSGIVAGCALLIFILFASQYIEQVPIAALVGVMFIVVIKTFAWSTFKIMNKIPKWDVLVIALVTALTVKYDLAIAVVCGVIISALIFAWKNALRIRARKMIDEHGIKHYQIYGPLFFASTELFLSKFDVANDPDEVIIDFEESRIMDQSAIETINKLAALYDRAGKTIHLWHLSKDCIRLIKKAEKICVVNVLEDPDYFVSIDDYRKYQEQLAAEAS; from the coding sequence ATGGAAGCGAGTCCCTCTTTTGTTGCCAAGTCCAAAGGCAGCGCCCTTGCCGATATTTTCTCCGGATCCGCCGTCGCCCTCGCCCTCATCCCGGAAGCAGTGGCCTTTTCGTTTGTAGCAGGCGTATCTCCCATGGTCGGCCTGTACGGCACGCTCATGATGTGTCTGATCACCGCCGTACTTGGCGGACGCCCGGGTATGATCTCCGGCGCAACCGGCGCCATGGCAGTCGTCATGGTCGGCCTCGTTCAGGAAGGCAACGCCCTCGGCGCAGCAGGGTCCCACACCGGGCTGCAATATCTTTTCTTCACACTCCTGCTGGTCGGTGTTTTCCAGATGCTTGCCGGCATCTTCCGCCTCGGCAAATTCATTCGCATGGTACCCCGATCCGTCATGATGGGATTCGTCAACGGACTGGCGATCGTGATCTTCCTGTCCCAACTGGAAATGTTCAAATCCGGCGGCAACTGGATGCAGGGACAGCCTTTATGGATCATGGCCGGACTTGTTGCCCTGACCATGGCGCTCATGTACATCGTCCCCAAAATTTCCAGCAAGGCACCCAGTGCCCTCATAGCGATCCTCTCAGTCTCCCTGCTGGTCATCTTCTCCGGAATCGACACCCAGACCGTCCTTTCCTACATCCAGTCCAACGGCGGCACCGGCATTCAGGGAGGGCTCCCCACATTCGCAATTCCCAGCGTCCCCTTCACGTGGGAAACCCTTGCCTTCATCACACCTTACGCACTCATCCTCGCGGCCATTGGCCTCATCGAGTCGCTAATGACGCTGTCGCTTATCGATGAACTGACCGAAACCCGCGGCTCAGGAAATCAGGAGTGTCTCGCCCAGGGAATCGCCAACTTCGTCAACGGCCTGTTCGGCGGCATGGGCGGCTGTGCCATGATCGGCCAGAGCATCATCAACATCACGTCCGGCGGAAGAGGCCGCCTCTCAGGCATCGTCGCAGGCTGCGCCCTGCTGATCTTCATCCTGTTCGCATCACAATACATCGAACAGGTACCCATCGCCGCACTCGTCGGCGTCATGTTCATCGTAGTCATCAAGACCTTCGCCTGGAGCACCTTCAAGATCATGAACAAGATCCCCAAATGGGACGTTCTGGTAATCGCTCTCGTAACCGCGCTGACCGTCAAATACGACCTCGCCATCGCAGTCGTCTGCGGCGTCATCATCTCGGCCCTGATCTTCGCCTGGAAAAACGCCCTGCGAATCCGAGCCCGAAAAATGATCGACGAACACGGCATCAAACACTACCAGATATACGGCCCACTCTTCTTCGCCTCCACCGAGCTTTTCCTCAGCAAATTCGACGTCGCCAACGACCCCGACGAAGTCATCATAGACTTCGAAGAGTCCCGAATCATGGACCAGTCTGCCATCGAAACAATCAACAAGCTCGCCGCCCTCTATGACAGAGCCGGAAAAACCATCCACCTCTGGCATCTGAGCAAAGACTGCATCCGACTCATCAAAAAAGCCGAAAAGATCTGCGTCGTAAACGTGCTCGAAGACCCCGACTACTTCGTCAGCATCGACGACTACCGAAAATACCAGGAACAACTCGCCGCAGAAGCCTCATAA
- a CDS encoding serine dehydratase subunit alpha family protein, which yields MAYAVKDLLRLEVVPALGCTEPVAIALAASAASSLLPEPWQRLELWLDPNVYKNGLAVSIPGTDGLSGLDLAAALGASCGLPERKLEVLAEVDGDCVAAAREAAASGRVEVTLLPDVRGLHVRARAISANHEAEAFIEGLHDNIVALSLDGKEVESPLIVPGCTPGGSSRIDDLENWLKTLSLRELVALLDQLDDEDLDFLQQGVDMNIALAEQGLKFGMGLGVGKTLERLVRQQLIKKDMILAARMLTSSASDARMAGAPLPAMSSGGSGNHGLTAILTIWAVKDYLDVTPRQVLEAVALSHVITAYVKAHTGRLSAVCGCSVAAGAGATAGVTHLLGGDVRHIAGAIKNLMEDLAGIICDGAKAGCSLKLATAAGTAVQAALFSLQGVNVHFTDGIIGQSPEDTMRNVGTLSTEGMIATDRTILNIMLEKKFTDV from the coding sequence ATGGCCTACGCCGTCAAGGACCTCCTGCGCCTTGAAGTGGTGCCCGCCCTCGGCTGCACCGAACCGGTCGCCATCGCGCTGGCCGCGTCCGCCGCTTCCTCCCTGCTGCCCGAACCGTGGCAGCGGCTCGAACTCTGGCTGGACCCCAACGTGTACAAGAACGGTCTGGCAGTCTCCATCCCCGGCACGGACGGCCTCTCCGGTCTGGATCTGGCCGCGGCCCTCGGAGCCTCCTGCGGCCTTCCCGAGCGCAAGCTGGAGGTTCTTGCCGAGGTCGATGGGGACTGCGTTGCCGCAGCACGCGAAGCCGCCGCATCCGGGCGCGTCGAGGTCACCCTCCTGCCGGATGTCCGGGGCCTTCACGTGCGAGCCAGGGCCATCTCGGCCAATCATGAAGCCGAGGCATTCATTGAGGGTCTGCACGACAACATCGTCGCCCTCTCCCTTGACGGAAAGGAAGTGGAAAGCCCGCTCATCGTCCCCGGCTGCACGCCCGGCGGCTCGTCGCGCATCGACGATCTTGAGAACTGGCTGAAGACGCTCTCCCTGCGCGAACTCGTGGCCCTGCTTGACCAGCTGGACGACGAAGACCTCGACTTCCTGCAACAAGGCGTGGACATGAACATCGCCCTTGCCGAACAGGGACTCAAGTTCGGCATGGGACTCGGCGTGGGCAAAACGCTGGAACGCCTCGTGCGGCAGCAGCTCATCAAGAAGGACATGATCCTCGCCGCCCGGATGCTGACCTCCTCGGCCTCCGATGCGCGAATGGCCGGAGCGCCGCTGCCCGCCATGAGTTCGGGCGGCTCGGGAAACCACGGCCTCACCGCCATCCTGACCATCTGGGCCGTCAAGGACTACCTCGACGTGACCCCGAGGCAGGTGCTGGAAGCCGTGGCCCTCTCGCACGTCATCACCGCCTACGTCAAAGCACACACCGGCAGGCTCTCAGCCGTCTGCGGATGCTCTGTGGCCGCAGGCGCCGGAGCCACGGCGGGCGTAACACACCTGCTCGGCGGCGATGTGCGCCATATCGCCGGAGCCATCAAGAACCTGATGGAAGACCTCGCAGGCATAATTTGCGACGGAGCCAAGGCTGGCTGCTCCCTGAAGCTCGCCACCGCAGCAGGCACCGCCGTTCAGGCAGCGCTCTTCTCCCTTCAGGGTGTCAACGTGCATTTCACGGATGGCATCATCGGGCAGTCCCCCGAAGACACCATGCGAAACGTCGGCACCCTCTCCACCGAAGGCATGATCGCCACCGACCGCACCATTCTCAACATCATGTTGGAAAAAAAGTTTACCGACGTGTAG